The Streptomyces racemochromogenes DNA segment GGTCCGTGGGAGTGGGACGTGAAGCGGCTGGCGACCTCCCTGATCCTCGCCGGACGGGTGGCGGGCGCCTGCGAGGACACCTGCCTGGCGGCGGCCCGGGACGCGGTGGGCGCCTACCGGCGCACCATGCGGCTGCTGGCGAAGCTGCCCGCGCTCGACGCCTGGAACGCGATCGCGGACGAGGAGCTGGTTTCCCACACCGACGCCCGGGACCTGCTCGGGACGCTGGAGCGGGTCTCGGAGAAGGCCCGCAACAACACGTCCGCGAGGTTCGCCGCCAAGTCGACCGAGCTCCTCGCGGACGGCGGGCGCCGCTTCGTGGACGCGCTGCCGGTGCTGCGGCGGGTCGGGGACGGGGAGGCCGCGGCCGTGGCCGCCTCGCTGGGCCCGTACCTGGCGACCCTCTCGGGGGACCGGCTGCCGCTGCTGGCCCGGTACGCGATCCACGACGTGGCCTTCCGCGTCGTCGGTACCGGCAGCGTCGGCACCCGCTCGTACGTGGTGCTGCTGCTGGACCACCGGGGCGAGCCGCTGGTGCTCCAGGTGAAGGAGGCGCGGCCCTCGGTGCTGCTGCCGCACCTGCCCGGGCTGGGCTTCCACGCGCCGGAGGAGGAGCACGAGGGCCGCCGGGTGGTGGCCGGGCAGAAGCGGATGCAGGTGGTCTCCGACATCCTGCTGGGCTGGACCACCGTCGAGGGGCGCCCGTACCAGGTCCGGCAGTTCCGCAACCGCAAGGGCAGCGTGGATCCGGCGGCGCTGGCCGTGGACCAGCTCGACGACTACGGCCGGATGACCGGCGCCCTGCTGGCGCGTGCGCACGCGCACAGCGCCGATCCGCGGCTGCTGGCGGGGTACTGCGGCAAGAACGAGGAGCTGGACGAGGCGATGGCCGGGTTCGCCGTGGCGTACGCCGACCGGAGCGAGGCCGATCACGCGGATCTGGTGGCGGCGGTGCGCTCGGGACGTATCGCGGCGGAGTTCGGGGTCTGAGGGACCGGCCGGGCGGTCCGGGCGGTGGCTGGGGCGGCCCGGGCGGTGGCCGGGCCGTTCGGGCCGGCGCGTTTCACGCGGCCTGCGCGTTTCACGTGAAACATCCCCTACGTTTCACGTGAAACATGGCCCGGGGCGGGCCGTAGGCTGGCCGGGTGAGCGAGCAGACCGAACCCACCGCCCCCGAAGAGTCCGCCGTCCCCGGTGACGAGCGGCCCGAGGCACGGCTGGAGCGCGCCGTGCGGGCCGCCGAGCAGGCGCTGATCGAGTTCGAGATCGCCGTGGAGACCTTCCGGGTGGAGGTCGAGAACTTCTCCCGGCTGCACCACCAGAAGCTCGGCCCGATGTACTCGCGCCTCGACGAGCTGGACGCCCTGATCGCGGAGGCGAAGGCGGCCCGCACCGGTGATCCGGAGGACCTGCGGCGGGCCCAGGAGGCCCGCTCGCTGGTCATGCCGATGCCCGGCGTGGAGGAGCTGTTCCACGACTGGCTGGACTCGGACGGGATCTCCGACGACGCCGCGGCGATGCTCACCGACCGGTCGGTGCAGCCGCCGCAGCGGGTGCGGCCCACCGAGGAGGTGCGGCGGCTGTACCGGGAGCTGGTCCGCAAGGCCCACCCCGACCTGGCGCAGGACGATGCCGAGCGCACGCGCCGCGACGCCTTCATCGCCCGGGTCAACGCCGCCTACGGGCGCGGTGAGGAGCGGCTGCTGCGCGAGCTCGCCGAGGAGTGGGAGGCCGGCCCGGCGCCCGAGGAGGCGGGGCCGAGCGAGAGCGAGGAGCTGTACGCCCGGCTGGAGTGGCTGGCCCAGCGCAAGGAGCTGCTCTCGCTGGTGGCGAAGGAGCTGGAGGACAGCGCGATCGGCGCCATGCTGCGGATGGCTCCGGACGACCCGGACCGGCTTCTGGAGGAGATCGCGGAGCAGCTGCTGGCGCAGGTCTCCGAGCGCGAGGCGGAGCTGGCGTCGTACACCGCCGGATGAGCCCGGCCCGGCCGCGCAGGCCGGGGCTTCGGATAGGTTGGCAGACCAGATCCGTGAAGAGAGAAGGCGACTGTTATGAACCTCGGACCGCTTCCCTCGGTGGACGCCGCCGCGGTGCCCGCCGAAGGCTTCGTCCTCGACGTCCGTGAGGACGACGAATGGGCGGCCGGGCACGTCGAGGGTGCGCTGCACGTCCCGATGAGCGACTTCGTGGCGCGCTTCGGCGAGGTCACCGAGGCGGTCGCGGACGGGCGTATCGCGTACGTGATGTGCCGGGTGGGCGGCCGTAGCGCGCAGGTCACCCAGTACCTGGTGCG contains these protein-coding regions:
- a CDS encoding DUF2252 domain-containing protein; this translates as MVAIPEQYAAAGGAAGASGGAGVVGVAVEPAAGRDGGRIPRVAGFAPRNVSGSPREAGKALRLRVPRAAHARFEAPAGRPDAVRAVEESNVGRVAELTPIRVGRMAANPFAFLRGAAGLMAHDLSGGPVTGVGAQICGDAHAANFGIYGDARGRLVIDLNDFDETVFGPWEWDVKRLATSLILAGRVAGACEDTCLAAARDAVGAYRRTMRLLAKLPALDAWNAIADEELVSHTDARDLLGTLERVSEKARNNTSARFAAKSTELLADGGRRFVDALPVLRRVGDGEAAAVAASLGPYLATLSGDRLPLLARYAIHDVAFRVVGTGSVGTRSYVVLLLDHRGEPLVLQVKEARPSVLLPHLPGLGFHAPEEEHEGRRVVAGQKRMQVVSDILLGWTTVEGRPYQVRQFRNRKGSVDPAALAVDQLDDYGRMTGALLARAHAHSADPRLLAGYCGKNEELDEAMAGFAVAYADRSEADHADLVAAVRSGRIAAEFGV
- a CDS encoding J domain-containing protein yields the protein MSEQTEPTAPEESAVPGDERPEARLERAVRAAEQALIEFEIAVETFRVEVENFSRLHHQKLGPMYSRLDELDALIAEAKAARTGDPEDLRRAQEARSLVMPMPGVEELFHDWLDSDGISDDAAAMLTDRSVQPPQRVRPTEEVRRLYRELVRKAHPDLAQDDAERTRRDAFIARVNAAYGRGEERLLRELAEEWEAGPAPEEAGPSESEELYARLEWLAQRKELLSLVAKELEDSAIGAMLRMAPDDPDRLLEEIAEQLLAQVSEREAELASYTAG
- a CDS encoding rhodanese-like domain-containing protein, yielding MNLGPLPSVDAAAVPAEGFVLDVREDDEWAAGHVEGALHVPMSDFVARFGEVTEAVADGRIAYVMCRVGGRSAQVTQYLVRQGIEAVNIDGGMQAWERAGRPMVTDTGNPAFVL